In Nicotiana tabacum cultivar K326 chromosome 21, ASM71507v2, whole genome shotgun sequence, one DNA window encodes the following:
- the LOC142175183 gene encoding uncharacterized protein LOC142175183, with protein sequence MDNAGLTAIPSMEELKAVVFSMSPSSAPGPDGLFGKFYHSCWDIIKDDLLLMINDFFAGFIKGSSITENIMMTQNMVHNITKPSTNGNVVLKVDMPKAYDRVPWEYLYSNGPVISHLCYADDTILFSSAEPESLKIMMEKMETYEKTSGQLVNKAKSGFYVNFQDDDIRINRIKQITGYNHCHFSVQYLGCPIYIGRKKAIPLHTLSVLHPPKATFSQIKKIISNFFWGMDDNKNKKHWMVWKDMCFPIEEGGAGFRSLKDTCNAFSAKIWWKFRTKKSLIKDFLEAKYCKRFHPVAIRKAQCQSQFWRRMMDIKEKVEPYISWSLVRGEISF encoded by the exons ATGGATAATGCTGGCCTTACAGCCATACCTTCAATGGAGGAACTGAAAGCTGTCGTTTTTTCCATGAGCCCATCCAGTGCACCTGGACCAGATGgtctttttggaaaattttatcaTTCCTGTTGGGATATTATTAAGGATGATCTTTTACTAATGATCAATGATTTCTTTGCAG GCTTTATCAAAGGAAGCTCCATAACTGAAAATATCATGATGACTCAGAATATGGTCCATAATATTACAAAACCTTCCACCAATGGGAATGTAGTATTAAAAGTGGACATGCCTAAAGCATATGATCGAGTCCCATGGGAATATCTCT ATAGTAATGGTCCTGTTATATCTCATTTATGTTATGCTGACGATACAATTTTGTTTTCTTCAGCTGAACCTGAATCCTTGAAGATCATGATGGAAAAGATGGAGACTTATGAGAAAACCTCAGGACAACTAGTGAACAAAGCCAAATCTGGTTTTTATGTCAACTTCCAAGATGATGATATAAGAATCAACCGAATCAAACAGATTACTGGATACAATCACTGCCACTTTTCAGTGCAATATCTTGGATGTCCTATCTATATAGGAAGGAAAAAA GCTATTCCACTTCACACTCTATCAGTGTTACATCCTCCCAAGGCAACTTTCTCTCAGATTAAAAAGATCATCTCTAACTTCTTTTGGGGAATGGATGACAACAAAAATAAGAAGCACTGGATGGTTTGGAAAGACATGTGCTTCCCAATCGAGGAAGGCGGAGCTGGCTTCAGATCTCTTAAAGACACATGTAATGCCTTCTCTGCTAAAATATGGTGGAAATTTAGAACTAAAAAATCCCTTATCAAAGATTTTCTCGAAGCTAAGTATTGTAAAAGGTTTCATCCTGTTGCAATAAGAAAAGCTCAATGCCAATCTCAGTtttggagaagaatgatggacatcaaagaaaaggtggaaccttATATCTCATGGAGTCTTGTAAGAGGGGAGATCTCCTTCTAG